A single Halobellus ruber DNA region contains:
- a CDS encoding ATP-binding protein: MAEDTETITVANVSDGPGGDGDHDPGASVDLPVVDILTGRGFITGKSGSGKSNTASVIIENLLEKSFPVLIVDTDGEYYGLKEQFELLHAGADEECDIVVSPEHADKIAGLALEENVPIILDVSGYLDDDEAQRLLTEVAKSLFAKEKKLKKPFLMLVEECHEYLPEGGGMTEAGRMLIKIGKRGRKHGLGIVGISQRPADVKKDFITQCDWLVWHRLTWDNDTKVVGRILGSEYADGVEGLGDGEAFLVTDWSGSLRRVQFHKKRTFDAGATPGLEDFERPELKSVDGDLVSELEAISEEQARRESEIADLRRELDEKEARIRELERELEEARDLSRMADQFARAMFQTAEAPYRGPGTDDADGAENGTPTLDEYADAAGADDVAAAGVDPTSGDLDEPTDSEPENVAQEAADVAPEAGDGTADDAEAAVTAAAAEAYPGHGSENGVGPSTPDVAPERAHEGTGGLTGREDVIERLRGVVASLPAAARRMMAFYREVDACDPVDAHVAAGEVGDTHLAYSRNRLLRRAGFVEHVGRGRYAYALPGLVREEFADRLDDGELRAVVAAVESAFTDDSDGDEGSDRGMQTDDAEATPRNSAPAGADSSPE; the protein is encoded by the coding sequence ATGGCCGAGGACACCGAGACGATCACCGTCGCGAACGTGAGCGACGGGCCGGGCGGCGACGGGGACCACGACCCCGGGGCGTCGGTCGACCTCCCCGTGGTCGACATCCTCACCGGGCGGGGGTTCATCACCGGCAAGTCGGGGTCGGGGAAATCGAACACCGCGTCGGTGATCATCGAGAACCTCTTAGAGAAGAGCTTCCCCGTACTCATCGTCGACACCGACGGGGAGTACTACGGGCTGAAAGAGCAGTTCGAGCTGTTGCACGCCGGCGCCGACGAGGAATGTGACATCGTCGTCAGCCCCGAACACGCCGACAAGATTGCGGGACTCGCCTTAGAGGAGAACGTCCCGATCATTCTGGACGTCTCGGGGTACCTCGACGACGACGAGGCCCAGCGACTCCTCACGGAGGTCGCAAAGAGCCTCTTTGCGAAGGAAAAGAAGCTCAAAAAGCCCTTCCTGATGCTGGTCGAGGAGTGTCACGAGTACCTCCCCGAAGGCGGCGGGATGACCGAGGCCGGACGGATGCTCATCAAGATCGGCAAGCGCGGGCGGAAACACGGCCTCGGGATCGTCGGGATCTCACAGCGCCCCGCCGACGTCAAGAAGGACTTCATCACCCAGTGTGACTGGCTGGTGTGGCACCGGCTGACCTGGGACAACGACACCAAGGTGGTCGGCCGCATCCTGGGCTCGGAGTACGCCGACGGCGTCGAGGGGCTCGGCGACGGCGAGGCGTTCTTAGTCACCGACTGGTCGGGGTCGTTGCGCCGGGTCCAGTTCCACAAGAAGCGGACGTTCGACGCGGGCGCGACGCCCGGGCTGGAGGACTTCGAGCGGCCGGAGTTGAAGTCGGTCGACGGCGACCTGGTCTCGGAACTCGAAGCCATCTCCGAGGAGCAGGCCCGGCGGGAAAGCGAGATCGCGGATCTCAGACGGGAACTCGACGAGAAGGAAGCCAGGATCAGGGAACTCGAACGCGAACTCGAGGAGGCGCGGGACCTCTCGCGGATGGCCGACCAGTTCGCCCGGGCGATGTTTCAGACGGCCGAGGCGCCGTACCGGGGTCCCGGAACCGACGACGCCGACGGGGCCGAAAACGGGACGCCGACGCTCGACGAGTACGCCGACGCTGCGGGAGCCGACGACGTCGCGGCCGCCGGCGTCGACCCCACATCAGGTGACCTCGACGAGCCGACCGATTCTGAGCCCGAGAACGTGGCGCAGGAGGCCGCAGACGTTGCGCCTGAAGCCGGGGACGGGACCGCCGACGACGCGGAGGCGGCCGTGACCGCCGCGGCCGCCGAAGCGTACCCCGGCCACGGGAGTGAGAACGGAGTTGGCCCGTCGACACCGGACGTCGCTCCCGAGCGCGCCCACGAGGGGACCGGCGGGCTCACCGGCCGCGAGGACGTGATCGAACGGCTCCGCGGCGTTGTGGCGTCGCTGCCCGCCGCCGCCCGGCGGATGATGGCGTTCTACCGCGAGGTCGACGCCTGCGATCCCGTCGACGCACACGTCGCCGCGGGCGAGGTCGGCGACACGCACCTGGCGTACAGCCGAAACCGGCTTCTCAGGCGGGCGGGGTTCGTCGAACACGTGGGCCGCGGCCGGTACGCGTACGCCCTTCCGGGGCTGGTCCGCGAGGAGTTCGCCGACCGCCTCGACGACGGGGAACTGCGCGCCGTCGTCGCCGCCGTCGAGTCCGCGTTCACCGACGACAGCGACGGCGACGAGGGGAGCGATCGGGGGATGCAGACGGACGATGCGGAAGCGACGCCG